One part of the Humulus lupulus chromosome 9, drHumLupu1.1, whole genome shotgun sequence genome encodes these proteins:
- the LOC133801630 gene encoding protein IQ-DOMAIN 9, with amino-acid sequence MGSGNLFKTIFRLKKSKNGSKPVKESVACAKPNGIKVKSKSYKVLGRFMNGSHNMPIEDVAATRIQTAFRAYKARKALCRLKGTIRLQTLAQGYPIKKQSTTTLSLIHSWCNIQTQIRTRRLCMVTEGRVKQKKLMNQQKLEAKLHDIEVEWCGGSETMDEILGRIYHREEAAVKRERAMAYAFSHQWRANCSQSQGLGSDELGKANWGWSWKERWIAARPWESRVAPQFISPKKIQSKQANKIIKTPKTPISVKTPSPNVKVSTKARRLSFPSSEKLVGNEESNKVEETNIKKEELVS; translated from the exons ATGGGTTCTGGAAACTTGTTTAAAACAATTTTTAGATTAAAGAAGTCTAAAAATGGCTCTAAACCAGTGAAG GAGTCCGTAGCTTGTGCCAAACCAAATGGCATAAAAGTGAAGAGTAAATCATATAAGGTGCTCGGTCGTTTCATGAATGGATCCCATAACATGCCAATCGAGGACGTAGCTGCAACTCGGATTCAAACTGCATTTCGTGCATACAAG GCTCGAAAAGCTTTATGCCGCTTAAAAGGGACAATAAGACTACAGACACTTGCCCAAGGTTATCCTATTAAAAAGCAATCCACTACCACTTTGAGTCTTATACATTCATGGTGCAATATACAAACCCAGATTAGAACTCGTCGACTCTGTATGGTAACAGAAGGGCGGGTAAAACAGAAGAAACTAATGAATCAACAAAAACTTGAGGCAAAGCTTCATGACATAGAG GTGGAATGGTGTGGTGGCTCTGAAACAATGGATGAAATTCTTGGAAGGATATATCACAGGGAAGAAGCAGCAGTTAAACGAGAGCGAGCTATGGCATACGCCTTTTCCCATCAA TGGAGAGCCAACTGCAGTCAAAGCCAAGGGTTGGGCAGTGATGAACTTGGCAAAGCTAACTGGGGTTGGAGTTGGAAGGAACGATGGATTGCTGCTCGCCCATGGGAAAGCCGGGTTGCACCTCAGTTCATTAGCCCAAAGAAAATTCAGAGCAAGCAGGCCAACAAGATTATCAAAACACCAAAAACTCCAATATCAGTTAAAACCCCTTCTCCAAATGTGAAGGTAAGCACAAAAGCTCGCAGGTTGTCTTTCCCATCTTCTGAGAAACTTGTTGGAAATGAAGAAAGCAATAAAGTGGAAGAGACAAATATAAAGAAAGAAGAGTTGGTATCCTAG
- the LOC133801629 gene encoding transcription factor TCP10-like → MSYLLESVPNQMLHQRELKYVKRVGKTIDQQVEHVIVPLCDKTYGYNDTVRAESGMESCCHSLGLALKKGGKKKVGETKRRRESTGVCVQAHGGHVARLIGRKERHNKVSTSRGPRDRRVRLSAYTAIQFYDVQDRLGYDRPSKAVDWLIEKAKAAIASLEDLPGQNYELADPDNSVTQTEQGVSQKKISQLQHCQGCNLEAQQPLNEITMSNEVIFSMAAGATSCSSQLQAPDFDLHQLSPIDFGEELNPPTNLSDLSTIVMDLNSCSFNGEEEFIFSSLPAILQQQPLLCENQFSAQRGPLQSRLSSGGFVGI, encoded by the exons ATGAGCTATCTACTAGAGAGTGTTCCTAACCAAATGCTACACCAAAGGGAATTGAAGTATGTGAAAAGAGTTGGGAAAACTATAGATCAACAGGTGGAACATGTTATTGTACCACTCTGTGATAAAACATATGGTTATAATGATACAGTTCGAGCAGAATCTGGTATGGAAAGTTGTTGTCACTCACTGGGATTGGCATTGAAGAAAGGAGGAAAGAAGAAAGTTGGAGAGACGAAGAGGCGGCGAGAGAGCACAGGAGTTTGTGTGCAAGCTCATGGCGGCCATGTTGCTCGGCTCATAGGGCGAAAGGAGCGCCACAACAAGGTGTCTACCTCTAGAGGTCCAAGAGATCGGCGAGTTAGACTGTCAGCTTACACTGCTATACAGTTTTATGATGTCCAAGATCGGCTTGGTTATGATCGACCAAGTAAAGCTGTTGATTGGCTTATTGAAAAGGCGAAAGCTGCCATTGCATCCCTTGAGGACCTGCCTGGCCAAAACTATGAATTGGCTGATCCTGATAACTCTGTAACACAGACAGAGCAAGGAGTGAGTCAAAAGAAAATAAGTCAGCTTCAGCACTGCCAAGGTTGTAATTTGGAAGCTCAGCAGCCTCTGAATGAGATCACCATGAGCAATGAAGTCATTTTCTCAATGGCTGCTGGTGCAACATCATGTTCAAGCCAATTACAGGCCCCAGATTTTGATCTCCACCAGTTGAGTCCCATTGATTTTGGTGAAGAACTCAATCCTCCTACAAATTTATCAGACTTGAGTACCATTGTCATGGATTTGAATTCTTGTTCATTCAATGGAGAAGAAGAGTTTATCTTCAGCTCATTGCCTGCAATACTGCAGCAGCAACCACTTCTCTGCGAAAACCAGTTTTCTGCTCAGCGGGGACCCCTTCAGTCCA GACTTTCCTCTGGTGGTTTTGTTGGGATTTAA
- the LOC133801632 gene encoding nudix hydrolase 15, mitochondrial-like translates to MRRMISILGRRLPIISSYSLPYISILTAQPAKPMDSVANSFGGSQSLVALAQQLRHYKPPRMPFDDDAEEATVEESAGKVVSQVGVVESATPISRDPERFRPKRAAVLICLFEGEAGDLRVILTKRSSTLSTHSGEIALPGGKAEEGDMDDGETATREAHEEIGLDPSLVNVVTVLEPFLSKHLFRVVPVIGILTEKESFKPAPNPGEVETVFDAPLEMFIKDENRRVEEREWMGNKYLIHFFDYETENNKKFMIWGLTAGILIRAASVVYQRPPPFPEQNPVFKVPKAAEKDTILP, encoded by the exons ATGCGCCGAATGATTTCAATTCTTGGACGACGATTACCAATTATTTCATCATATTCATTACCATATATATCTATTCTAACTGCACAACCCGCCAAACCAATGGATTCAGTAGCCAACTCCTTCGGAGGTTCTCAGAGCCTCGTGGCCTTGGCCCAACAGCTCCGTCACTACAAGCCACCGCGGATGCCCTTTGATGACGATGCAGAGGAGGCCACCGTCGAAGAAAGTGCCGGAAAGGTCGTATCCCAAGTGGGTGTCGTGGAATCGGCGACCCCAATTAGCCGAGACCCAGAAAGATTCAGACCCAAGAGAGCTGCCGTCTTAATCTGTCTCTTTGAAGGAGAAGCTGGCGATCTGCGAGTGATTCTCACCAAGCGGTCCTCCACTCTGTCTACTCACTCGG GTGAAATTGCTTTGCCAGGGGGAAAAGCAGAGGAGGGTGACATGGATGATGGTGAAACAGCTACGAGGGAGGCACATGAGGAGATTGGTTTGGATCCTTCTCTAGTCAATGTTGTGACTGTTCTTGAACCATTCCTTTCCAag CATCTTTTTAGAGTTGTTCCAGTCATTGGCATACTTACAGAGAAGGAATCATTCAAGCCAGCTCCTAATCCTGGTGAAGTAGAAACTGTATTTGATGCCCCATTGGAAATGTTTATCAAG GATGAGAACAGAAGAGTAGAAGAAAGAGAGTGGATGGGAAACAAGTACCTTATTCATTTCTTTGATTATGAAACTGAGAATAATAAGAAGTTCATGATCTGGGGTTTGACTGCTGGGATCTTGATTAGGGCAGCATCAGTTGTATACCAAAGGCCACCACCTTTTCCAGAGCAAAATCCAGTTTTCAAAGTTCCTAAAGCTGCAGAAAAAGATACCATATTGCCctaa
- the LOC133801633 gene encoding nudix hydrolase 15, mitochondrial-like isoform X1 yields the protein MGSNDDATWAGSRRLKTLANHFSNQKQPQAAAAGFAKRAAVLVCLFPGDDGNLRVILTKRASTLSSYSGEVSLPGGKMDEGDADCVDTALREAKEEIGLDPSQVLVVTTLDPFIAKGDVLVVPVIGLLRDKRAFNPIPNTAEVEAVFDAPLDLFLKDENRRAEEKEWKGEEFICNFFDYECHNKKYVIWALTAVILITSASLVYQRPPDFSERRPKIWSSDAVKLSQTGP from the exons ATGGGCTCCAATGATGATGCAACATGGGCAGGCTCACGGCGGCTGAAGACATTGGCCAACCACTTCAGCAACCAAAAACAGCCACAGGCGGCGGCGGCTGGTTTTGCCAAAAGAGCTGCAGTTCTCGTATGCCTTTTCCCAGGTGACGATGGCAATCTCCGAGTTATTCTCACCAAGCGAGCCTCGACTCTCTCCTCTTACTCAG GCGAAGTTTCTCTCCCCGGAGGGAAAATGGATGAAGGTGATGCTGATTGTGTCGACACAGCCTTGAGGGAGGCTAAGGAGGAAATTGGCTTGGACCCTTCTCAAGTTCTTGTAGTTACAACTTTAGACCCCTTTATAGCTAAG GGCGATGTGTTAGTGGTTCCTGTGATTGGCTTGCTGCGTGACAAGAGAGCATTCAATCCAATTCCAAATACGGCAGAAGTGGAAGCAGTATTTGATGCACCTTTAGACTTGTTTCTCAAG GACGAGAATAGAAGAGCAGAGGAGAAAGAGTGGAAAGGAGAAGAGTTCATATGCAATTTTTTCGACTATGAATGTCACAACAAGAAATATGTGATTTGGGCTTTAACTGCTGTGATTTTGATTACATCTGCTTCGCTTGTGTACCAGAGGCCACCAGACTTTTCTGAGCGAAGACCCAAAATTTGGAGCAGTGACGCTGTTAAGCTTAGCCAAACGGGGCCATAA
- the LOC133801633 gene encoding nudix hydrolase 15, mitochondrial-like isoform X2 codes for MGSNDDATWAGSRRLKTLANHFSNQKQPQAAAAGFAKRAAVLVCLFPGDDGNLRVILTKRASTLSSYSGEVSLPGGKMDEGDADCVDTALREAKEEIGLDPSQVLVVTTLDPFIAKGDVLVVPVIGLLRDKRAFNPIPNTAEVEAVFDAPLDLFLKVIYPYIGQFLKRGHQTFLSEDPKFGAVTLLSLAKRGHNSLFLKPLIRITLFIKPPILHHTAS; via the exons ATGGGCTCCAATGATGATGCAACATGGGCAGGCTCACGGCGGCTGAAGACATTGGCCAACCACTTCAGCAACCAAAAACAGCCACAGGCGGCGGCGGCTGGTTTTGCCAAAAGAGCTGCAGTTCTCGTATGCCTTTTCCCAGGTGACGATGGCAATCTCCGAGTTATTCTCACCAAGCGAGCCTCGACTCTCTCCTCTTACTCAG GCGAAGTTTCTCTCCCCGGAGGGAAAATGGATGAAGGTGATGCTGATTGTGTCGACACAGCCTTGAGGGAGGCTAAGGAGGAAATTGGCTTGGACCCTTCTCAAGTTCTTGTAGTTACAACTTTAGACCCCTTTATAGCTAAG GGCGATGTGTTAGTGGTTCCTGTGATTGGCTTGCTGCGTGACAAGAGAGCATTCAATCCAATTCCAAATACGGCAGAAGTGGAAGCAGTATTTGATGCACCTTTAGACTTGTTTCTCAAGGTCATATATCCATATATCGGCCAATTCTTAAAAAG AGGCCACCAGACTTTTCTGAGCGAAGACCCAAAATTTGGAGCAGTGACGCTGTTAAGCTTAGCCAAACGGGGCCATAACTCATTATTCTTGAAGCCTTTAATTCGTATTACGCTGTTCATAAAACCGCCCATACTACATCACACCGCATCGTAA
- the LOC133801633 gene encoding nudix hydrolase 15, mitochondrial-like isoform X4 produces the protein MGSNDDATWAGSRRLKTLANHFSNQKQPQAAAAGFAKRAAVLVCLFPGDDGNLRVILTKRASTLSSYSGEVSLPGGKMDEGDADCVDTALREAKEEIGLDPSQVLVVTTLDPFIAKGDVLVVPVIGLLRDKRAFNPIPNTAEVEAVFDAPLDLFLKVIYPYIGQFLKRTRIEEQRRKSGKEKSSYAIFSTMNVTTRNM, from the exons ATGGGCTCCAATGATGATGCAACATGGGCAGGCTCACGGCGGCTGAAGACATTGGCCAACCACTTCAGCAACCAAAAACAGCCACAGGCGGCGGCGGCTGGTTTTGCCAAAAGAGCTGCAGTTCTCGTATGCCTTTTCCCAGGTGACGATGGCAATCTCCGAGTTATTCTCACCAAGCGAGCCTCGACTCTCTCCTCTTACTCAG GCGAAGTTTCTCTCCCCGGAGGGAAAATGGATGAAGGTGATGCTGATTGTGTCGACACAGCCTTGAGGGAGGCTAAGGAGGAAATTGGCTTGGACCCTTCTCAAGTTCTTGTAGTTACAACTTTAGACCCCTTTATAGCTAAG GGCGATGTGTTAGTGGTTCCTGTGATTGGCTTGCTGCGTGACAAGAGAGCATTCAATCCAATTCCAAATACGGCAGAAGTGGAAGCAGTATTTGATGCACCTTTAGACTTGTTTCTCAAGGTCATATATCCATATATCGGCCAATTCTTAAAAAG GACGAGAATAGAAGAGCAGAGGAGAAAGAGTGGAAAGGAGAAGAGTTCATATGCAATTTTTTCGACTATGAATGTCACAACAAGAAATATGTGA
- the LOC133801633 gene encoding nudix hydrolase 15, mitochondrial-like isoform X3 has protein sequence MGSNDDATWAGSRRLKTLANHFSNQKQPQAAAAGFAKRAAVLVCLFPGDDGNLRVILTKRASTLSSYSGEVSLPGGKMDEGDADCVDTALREAKEEIGLDPSQVLVVTTLDPFIAKGDVLVVPVIGLLRDKRAFNPIPNTAEVEAVFDAPLDLFLKVIYPYIGQFLKSAHQSNYRTRIEEQRRKSGKEKSSYAIFSTMNVTTRNM, from the exons ATGGGCTCCAATGATGATGCAACATGGGCAGGCTCACGGCGGCTGAAGACATTGGCCAACCACTTCAGCAACCAAAAACAGCCACAGGCGGCGGCGGCTGGTTTTGCCAAAAGAGCTGCAGTTCTCGTATGCCTTTTCCCAGGTGACGATGGCAATCTCCGAGTTATTCTCACCAAGCGAGCCTCGACTCTCTCCTCTTACTCAG GCGAAGTTTCTCTCCCCGGAGGGAAAATGGATGAAGGTGATGCTGATTGTGTCGACACAGCCTTGAGGGAGGCTAAGGAGGAAATTGGCTTGGACCCTTCTCAAGTTCTTGTAGTTACAACTTTAGACCCCTTTATAGCTAAG GGCGATGTGTTAGTGGTTCCTGTGATTGGCTTGCTGCGTGACAAGAGAGCATTCAATCCAATTCCAAATACGGCAGAAGTGGAAGCAGTATTTGATGCACCTTTAGACTTGTTTCTCAAGGTCATATATCCATATATCGGCCAATTCTTAAAAAG TGCTCACCAATCAAATTACAGGACGAGAATAGAAGAGCAGAGGAGAAAGAGTGGAAAGGAGAAGAGTTCATATGCAATTTTTTCGACTATGAATGTCACAACAAGAAATATGTGA